The proteins below come from a single Phocoena sinus isolate mPhoSin1 chromosome 2, mPhoSin1.pri, whole genome shotgun sequence genomic window:
- the CIPC gene encoding CLOCK-interacting pacemaker isoform X2, whose amino-acid sequence MQIRCRCGSRVHRFPQINHMTALRGSSSSQLQSWSVQPSFEVISAQPQLLFLHPPVPSPVSPCHAGEKKSDSRNYLPILNSYTKIAPHPGKRGLSLSPEERGEGGMQKKICTERLGPSLSSSEPTKTGAGPPGPLTPAPPSTKLAEDSALQGVPCLVAGGSPQTLQPVSSSHVAKAPSLTFASPASPVCASDSTLHGMESNSPLSPLSASYSSPLWAAEHLCRSPDSFSEQRQSKHRRFQNTLVVLHKSGLLEITLKTKELIRQNQATQVELDQLKEQTRLFIEAAKSRAPQAWAKLQASLTSGSGHPGSDLEAFSDQPDI is encoded by the exons ATGCAAATCAGGTGCCGGTGTGGGAGCAGAGTCCATCGCTTTCCTCAGATAAATCACATGACTGCACTAAGG gGCAGCAGCTCATCCCAGCTCCAGTCGTGGTCTGTGCAGCCCTCCTTTGAAGTGATCTCAGCACAGCCCCAGCTCCTATTCCTTCATCCACCTGTACCGTCTCCTGTCAGCCCATGTCACGCTGGTGAGAAAAAGTCGGACTCCAGGAACTACTTGCCCATTCTCAATTCTTACACCAAAATAGCCCCACACCCAGGCAAAAGGGGCCTCTCCCTCAGcccagaagaaagaggagaaggtggAATGCAGAAGAAGATCTGTACTGAGAGACTTGGGCCAAGCCTGTCTTCTAGTGAGCCGACCAAGACTGGTGCTGGCCCACCCGGGCCCCTGACTCCAGCGCCCCCCAGCACCAAGCTTGCCGAGGACTCAGCTCTTCAGGGTGTGCCCTGCCTGGTGGCAGGTGGGAGTCCACAGACGCTTCAGCCAGTGTCCAGCAGCCATGTGGCTAAAGCTCCCAGCCTGACCTTTGCTTCCCCCGCCAGCCCTGTCTGTGCGTCAGACAGTACCCTGCACGGGATGGAGAGCAACTCCCCGCTGTCCCCACTGTCAGCTAGTTACAGCTCCCCTCTGTGGGCTGCAGAGCACCTCTGCCGCAGCCCAGATAGCTTTTCAGAGCAGCGGCAGAGCAAGCACAGGCGCTTTCAGAATACCCTAGTAGTCCTACACAAATCTGGTTTGCTGGAGATCACTTTGAAAACCAAGGAGTTGATTCGTCAGAACCAGGCAACTCAGGTGGAACTAGACCAGCTAAAGGAGCAGACCCGGCTATTTATCGAGGCCGCCAAGAGCAGGGCTCCTCAGGCTTGGGCCAAGCTGCAGGCGTCTTTAACATCAGGGTCAGGTCATCCTGGCAGTGACCTAGAAGCGTTCTCCGATCAGCCAGACATATAA
- the CIPC gene encoding CLOCK-interacting pacemaker isoform X1, with the protein MERKNPSREGSRRLSAKLSKGPEMKKVSRQLGMAAAESDKDSGFSDGSSECLSSAEQMESEDMLSALGWSREDRPRPSAKPASGAFPTLAPMVVMKNVLVKQGSSSSQLQSWSVQPSFEVISAQPQLLFLHPPVPSPVSPCHAGEKKSDSRNYLPILNSYTKIAPHPGKRGLSLSPEERGEGGMQKKICTERLGPSLSSSEPTKTGAGPPGPLTPAPPSTKLAEDSALQGVPCLVAGGSPQTLQPVSSSHVAKAPSLTFASPASPVCASDSTLHGMESNSPLSPLSASYSSPLWAAEHLCRSPDSFSEQRQSKHRRFQNTLVVLHKSGLLEITLKTKELIRQNQATQVELDQLKEQTRLFIEAAKSRAPQAWAKLQASLTSGSGHPGSDLEAFSDQPDI; encoded by the exons ATGGAGAGGAAGAACCCATCCAGAGAGGGCTCTAGAAGGCTCTCAGCCAAACTGAGCAAAGGCCCAGAGATGAAAAAAGTGTCTCGTCAACTCGGCATGGCAGCTGCTGAGTCAGATAAGGACTCTGGATTTTCAG ATGGGAGCTCTGAATGCCTGAGCTCGGCAGAGCAGATGGAGTCTGAGGACATGCTGAGCGCCTTAGGCTGGAGCCGAGAAGACAGGCCAAGGCCGAGCGCCAAGCCTGCGAGCGGTGCCTTCCCAACGCTGGCCCCCATGGTTGTCATGAAGAACGTGCTGGTCAAACAG gGCAGCAGCTCATCCCAGCTCCAGTCGTGGTCTGTGCAGCCCTCCTTTGAAGTGATCTCAGCACAGCCCCAGCTCCTATTCCTTCATCCACCTGTACCGTCTCCTGTCAGCCCATGTCACGCTGGTGAGAAAAAGTCGGACTCCAGGAACTACTTGCCCATTCTCAATTCTTACACCAAAATAGCCCCACACCCAGGCAAAAGGGGCCTCTCCCTCAGcccagaagaaagaggagaaggtggAATGCAGAAGAAGATCTGTACTGAGAGACTTGGGCCAAGCCTGTCTTCTAGTGAGCCGACCAAGACTGGTGCTGGCCCACCCGGGCCCCTGACTCCAGCGCCCCCCAGCACCAAGCTTGCCGAGGACTCAGCTCTTCAGGGTGTGCCCTGCCTGGTGGCAGGTGGGAGTCCACAGACGCTTCAGCCAGTGTCCAGCAGCCATGTGGCTAAAGCTCCCAGCCTGACCTTTGCTTCCCCCGCCAGCCCTGTCTGTGCGTCAGACAGTACCCTGCACGGGATGGAGAGCAACTCCCCGCTGTCCCCACTGTCAGCTAGTTACAGCTCCCCTCTGTGGGCTGCAGAGCACCTCTGCCGCAGCCCAGATAGCTTTTCAGAGCAGCGGCAGAGCAAGCACAGGCGCTTTCAGAATACCCTAGTAGTCCTACACAAATCTGGTTTGCTGGAGATCACTTTGAAAACCAAGGAGTTGATTCGTCAGAACCAGGCAACTCAGGTGGAACTAGACCAGCTAAAGGAGCAGACCCGGCTATTTATCGAGGCCGCCAAGAGCAGGGCTCCTCAGGCTTGGGCCAAGCTGCAGGCGTCTTTAACATCAGGGTCAGGTCATCCTGGCAGTGACCTAGAAGCGTTCTCCGATCAGCCAGACATATAA